From Rhodococcus antarcticus, the proteins below share one genomic window:
- a CDS encoding helix-turn-helix domain-containing protein — protein sequence MQATTAALGALLRQARGERTVREVAARAGLAEETLRKIERGAVPTPNLFAVAALALVLDVELSHMVQESTLRAGDAATPLTRPR from the coding sequence GTGCAGGCGACGACCGCTGCACTCGGCGCCCTGCTCCGGCAGGCACGGGGCGAGCGGACCGTGCGCGAGGTGGCGGCCCGGGCCGGGCTGGCGGAGGAGACCCTGCGCAAGATCGAGCGGGGCGCGGTGCCCACCCCCAACCTGTTCGCCGTCGCCGCGCTGGCCCTGGTCCTGGACGTGGAGCTGTCGCATATGGTGCAGGAGAGCACCCTGCGCGCGGGCGACGCTGCCACCCCGCTGACCCGGCCCCGCTGA
- a CDS encoding DNA-3-methyladenine glycosylase: MSALEGTAEAAARALLGATLHGRGVSARIVEVEAYAGVQDPASHAFRGRTARTAVMFGPAGRLYAYFVYGMHTCLNVSAGPDGQAAAVLLRAAEVLTGVDTATARRPTARRPPDLARGPANLALALGITLADGGTDLLAGGEVRLELHEPVVEVALGPRVGVSTAADVPWRFWLPGSPAVSAYRRSPRAP, translated from the coding sequence GTGAGCGCGCTCGAGGGCACTGCGGAGGCTGCGGCCCGGGCGCTGCTCGGCGCGACCCTGCACGGCCGGGGGGTCAGTGCCCGCATCGTCGAGGTGGAGGCCTACGCCGGGGTCCAGGACCCGGCCTCGCACGCCTTCCGGGGGAGGACGGCCCGCACGGCGGTGATGTTCGGGCCCGCCGGGCGCCTGTACGCGTACTTCGTCTACGGCATGCACACCTGCCTCAACGTCAGTGCGGGTCCGGACGGGCAGGCCGCGGCGGTGCTCCTGCGGGCCGCGGAGGTGCTCACCGGAGTCGACACGGCGACCGCCCGTCGTCCCACGGCGCGCCGCCCGCCCGACCTCGCCCGGGGTCCGGCCAACCTGGCGCTGGCCCTGGGGATCACCCTCGCCGACGGTGGCACCGACCTGCTCGCCGGGGGAGAGGTGCGCCTGGAGCTGCACGAGCCCGTGGTCGAGGTGGCCCTCGGCCCCCGGGTCGGGGTCAGCACGGCAGCGGACGTCCCGTGGCGGTTCTGGCTCCCGGGCAGCCCGGCCGTGTCGGCCTACCGCCGCTCACCCCGGGCCCCCTGA
- the argH gene encoding argininosuccinate lyase: protein MSALWGGRFASGPAEAMAALSKSTHFDWVLAPHDVRASKAHARVLHAAGLLTDDALATMLEGLARLAADVDSGAFTPELADEDVHSALERGLIERVGPEVGGRLRAGRSRNDQVATLFRMWLRDAVRVVAVGVLDVVDALATQAAAHPEAVMPGRTHLQHAQPVLLAHHLLAHTHPLLRDVARLRDFDVRAAVSPYGSGALAGSSLGLDPEAVATELGFDSSAENSIDATSSRDFAAEAAFVLAMIGVDLSRLAEEVILWSTAEFSYVTLADAWSTGSSIMPQKKNPDVAELTRGKSGRLIGNLTGLLATLKAQPLAYNRDLQEDKEPLFDSVAQLQLLLPAITGLVATLDFHTERMAELAPAGFTLATDVAEWLVKQGVPFRVAHEAAGGCVRAAEARGVGLAELTDAELASVDVHLTPEVRGVLTVTGSIASRDARGGTAGVRVAEQLGGVRRTAADHLEWATRTG from the coding sequence GTGAGCGCGCTCTGGGGCGGGCGCTTCGCGAGCGGGCCCGCCGAGGCGATGGCAGCGCTGAGCAAGTCGACCCACTTCGACTGGGTGCTGGCACCGCACGACGTGCGGGCCTCCAAGGCCCACGCGCGGGTGCTGCACGCGGCGGGCCTGCTCACCGACGACGCGCTCGCCACCATGCTCGAGGGTCTGGCCCGGCTCGCAGCGGACGTGGACAGCGGCGCGTTCACCCCCGAGCTCGCTGACGAGGACGTGCACTCGGCCCTGGAGCGCGGGCTCATCGAGCGGGTCGGTCCCGAGGTCGGTGGCCGGCTGCGCGCCGGGCGCTCGCGCAACGACCAGGTGGCGACCCTGTTCCGGATGTGGCTGCGCGACGCTGTGCGCGTGGTTGCTGTCGGGGTGCTCGACGTCGTGGACGCCCTGGCCACCCAGGCCGCGGCGCACCCGGAGGCGGTGATGCCCGGACGCACGCACCTGCAGCACGCCCAGCCGGTGCTGCTGGCCCACCACCTGCTGGCCCACACCCACCCGCTGCTGCGCGACGTGGCCCGGCTGCGCGACTTCGACGTCCGCGCCGCGGTCTCGCCCTACGGGTCCGGGGCGCTCGCCGGATCCTCGCTCGGGCTGGACCCGGAGGCGGTGGCCACGGAGCTGGGCTTCGACTCCTCGGCGGAGAACTCCATCGACGCGACCAGCTCGCGCGACTTCGCCGCCGAGGCCGCGTTCGTGCTGGCCATGATCGGGGTCGACCTGTCCCGGCTCGCCGAGGAGGTCATCCTCTGGTCCACCGCCGAGTTCAGCTACGTGACGCTGGCCGACGCCTGGTCCACCGGGTCCTCGATCATGCCGCAGAAGAAGAACCCCGACGTCGCCGAGCTCACCCGCGGCAAGTCCGGCCGCCTCATCGGCAACCTCACGGGTCTGCTGGCCACGCTCAAGGCTCAGCCGCTGGCCTACAACCGGGACCTGCAGGAGGACAAGGAGCCGCTGTTCGACTCGGTGGCCCAGCTGCAGCTGCTGCTGCCGGCGATCACCGGGCTGGTGGCCACCTTGGACTTCCACACCGAGCGGATGGCCGAGCTGGCTCCGGCCGGGTTCACCCTGGCCACCGACGTGGCGGAGTGGCTGGTCAAGCAGGGGGTGCCCTTCCGGGTGGCGCACGAGGCCGCCGGCGGCTGCGTGCGTGCGGCCGAGGCCCGGGGCGTGGGCCTGGCGGAGCTGACCGACGCCGAGCTCGCCTCCGTGGACGTCCACCTGACGCCCGAGGTCCGCGGGGTGCTCACCGTCACCGGGTCGATCGCCTCCCGCGACGCCCGGGGTGGCACGGCCGGGGTCCGGGTGGCCGAGCAGCTCGGGGGCGTGCGGCGCACCGCGGCCGACCACCTCGAGTGGGCCACCCGGACGGGGTGA